TCCCGAAACGTTCGGCCACTTTTACGCCAACTATTCTTCCGACTCTTGTAGAACCGGTGAAGGAAACCAAAGCGACATTTCTGTCTGCCACCATTTTTTCGCCAATGGTGTGATCGCCGACGATCATGCCCGAAATGCCCAGCGGTAAATTATTTTCCTTTAAAACTTCTGCAATGATATTCTGGCACGCAATCGCGCAAAGCGGTGTTTTTTCAGAAGGTTTCCAGATGGTGACATTGCCGCAGATCCACGACAAAGCCGTATTCCAGCTCCAAACTGCCACCGGAAAATTGAACGCGGAAATAATACCCACAATCCCAAGCGGGTGATACTGCTCGTACATGCGGTGCAAAGGCCTTTCCGAATGCATTGTATAACCATGAAGCTGGCGCGAAAGCCCCACTGCAAAATCACAGATGTCTATCATTTCCTGCACTTCGCCCAGGCCTTCCTGCAAGGATTTCCCCATTTCGTACGACACCAGTTTTCCCAGATCTTCCTTGTACTCACGCAGCTTCATCCCAAACTGGCGCACCAGTTCTCCCCTCTTCGGAGCGGGCATTTGGCGAAATTCCAGGAATGCCTGTTTTGCGGTTTCTACAACTTTCTCGTAATCCTCTTCGTTGCCGGATTTCACTTTTGCGATTAGGTTTCCGTCTGTTGGGGAATAGCTTTCAATCACGCTGCCGCCTGCGAAATATTTTCCGCCGCTGGAAACGCCTTTGTTTTCTGATTTAATTCCTAATTTTTTGAGTGATTTTTCAATACCGAAATCTTTGTCTTTTTTTGCCATTTTTAATTTCTTGGTTCGCTTTTAAAGATAAAAACTATTCGGTAAATAAAAAAATTTGCATGCTAATCCGGCAAAATCTTTTCAAGTTGTAATGAAATACCGCAACGGCCAAATTTCCTGAAAAGGATAAACTCAGTTCATTTTCACTGAGAATTTTCCGATCTTTTATTATTGAGAAACATTTAGTTTACAAAAAAAGAGACTTTATGCCTCTCTTTTTTTCCAGTCCTCTTTCCGGATCCAGTATTCTATGTTATTGCGGTCGGGTTCGCCGTGGTACGGGATTACAATTTCGCCTTTATTTTCTGCGCCCAATCTTTCCATCGCCCTACGGGACCGCCAATTTTCAGCACCGACGTGGAATTTCACCAGATCCACATAATCAAAAATATAATCCAGCATCATTTTCTTTACCTGCGGATTGAGTTTCGAGCCCCAAAATTTCCTGCCGTAAAAGGTATAGCCAATAAAAATCGAACCTTCATCTTGGTCCCAACTGTAAAAACGTGTGCTTCCTGCCACTTCGCCACTTTCTTTCTCGATTATTAAAAAAGCACCTCCGCTAGACATCGCCCCTTCAAAAAAATTACGGAAAACGTCCCGTTCATAGCGGTTTTTGTTGGGATGCATTTCCCAAACCAGCGGATCCGAAGCCACTTCATAAAGCCGTTCAAAATCAGATTCCTGTAGTGGATGCAGGATTACTTTGTCGTTTTCGAGGGTGGGCTGAAGGAAATTCATTTCTTAAGTTTTGAGTTGTAGGGTTGGATTATGAATGCTCTGAAGAAAACTTAGCTAAATTAAGAAAGTTTTCTATTCTGAACATTCAATTTTCACCTAAAAAGAATCGCTTTTTCCAGCTCCAAAAGTTTCTGTTTGCGCCAGATTCCGCCCCCATAGCCGATGAGTTTTCCATTTTTCCCAATTACGCGGTGACACGGGATGATGATGGAAATCTTGTTGAGGCCATTGGCGTTGGCAACAGCGCGAACGGCTTGCGGGTTTCCTAAAATCTGAGCCTGCTCCAGGTAGCTGCGCGTAGTTCCGTACGGGATTTTGCGCAAAACTTCCCAGACGCTTTTCTGAAATTCCGTTCCCACCGGCGACAGAGGTACCGTAAATTCTTTTCTTTTACCCTCAAAATATTCCGCCAGTTCGCTTTCCAAAGTCCTGAAATGCGGATTTTCTCCCTGAATAATATTGGCATTAAAATGCTTTGAGATTTCTTTCAGTTCGGTCGGGAGCGCCTTGCGGTCGGAAAATTCCAGCATACAGATGCCGTTTTCATCGGCGCAGGCTATCATCGTTCCGAGCGGGGTTTCGATGCGTTTCAGGTCGACTACTTTTTCGTGTTTTGAATTTGTTGGCGAAACGCCGAAGATGTTTTTAAAGCTGTCATTGAAGCCGCTCAAACTCTCATAACCGCTGTTGAAAGCCGTTTCCGTTACATTTTCCCCGGAACTCAGTTTTTTGAAGGCCGAATTCAGTTTGTGCATCCGCTGGAACGCCTGAAAAGTCATCCCGTGGTGTTTCTGAAACCAGCGGCGGACTGTTGCCGGCTCCAGACCACGCTTCACCAGATCATAATCTTTGAATTTCAACCCCGGATTTTCAGACAATTCATTTAATAATTTTTGAATTTCTACAGGTGTTTGATCCGGATTTTCCAGTGGCTTGCAAACTTTGCATGGGCGGTAACCTTTAAGCATCGCGTCTTTGGTATTGGTGAAAAATTCCACGTTTTCAAATTTCGGTTTACGGGCGGTGCAGGTTGGGCGGCAAAAAATTCCGGTGGTTTTCACGCCCATCCAAAAAACACCCTCGAATTCGGGGTTTTTGTCGCAGGACGCTTTGTACATTATTTGTGGGGAAAGGGTCACGGTTTAAGATTTATTGTTCAAAGTTATCGGTATTAAAAATATTCAACAACCGAAAAATTAACAACCATTTTGGGGATTTGGCTGGAGCCATGTTCTTTTTTTCAAAACTGAAAGCGGGCTAAAGCCCGCTCCTATTGATGTGCTATAAATAAAGTATTCTATTTTTTCGCTGCTGCGCTACGCTCCAATTCCCTGATTTCTTTTAGTTTGTCAACAATTTTCGCAACATTTTCAGGATTGCCGGTCTTCATGGGAACGACAGCTTTTACATTGTCCCATTTGAAAACCAAGTCAATTGCGTTGTCATCCAGCGGCTGCAAAGCAATCTCAAAAAACTCCTGTCTGTCGGCCATTTTTTGCACCGGTACAACCACGGAATATAAATCTTTGCTGGCATCATAAGCCGTT
The sequence above is a segment of the Chryseobacterium taklimakanense genome. Coding sequences within it:
- the amaB gene encoding L-piperidine-6-carboxylate dehydrogenase, whose product is MAKKDKDFGIEKSLKKLGIKSENKGVSSGGKYFAGGSVIESYSPTDGNLIAKVKSGNEEDYEKVVETAKQAFLEFRQMPAPKRGELVRQFGMKLREYKEDLGKLVSYEMGKSLQEGLGEVQEMIDICDFAVGLSRQLHGYTMHSERPLHRMYEQYHPLGIVGIISAFNFPVAVWSWNTALSWICGNVTIWKPSEKTPLCAIACQNIIAEVLKENNLPLGISGMIVGDHTIGEKMVADRNVALVSFTGSTRVGRIVGVKVAERFGKSILELGGNNAIIITENADLDMSVIGAVFGAVGTAGQRCTSTRRLIIHESVYDEVKNRLVQAYGQLKIGNPLDEKNHVGPLIDVDAVKQYEAAIEKCKKEGGTFVVEGEVLSGKDYKSGCYVKPCIAEVENSYEIVQNETFAPILYLMKYRTLDEAIAMQNDVPQGLSSAIMTQNLREAELFLSHAGSDCGIANVNIGTSGAEIGGAFGGEKETGGGRESGSDVWKYYMRRQTNTINYSTALPLAQGIKFDLSGKKENEVDAV
- a CDS encoding GNAT family N-acetyltransferase, whose amino-acid sequence is MNFLQPTLENDKVILHPLQESDFERLYEVASDPLVWEMHPNKNRYERDVFRNFFEGAMSSGGAFLIIEKESGEVAGSTRFYSWDQDEGSIFIGYTFYGRKFWGSKLNPQVKKMMLDYIFDYVDLVKFHVGAENWRSRRAMERLGAENKGEIVIPYHGEPDRNNIEYWIRKEDWKKREA
- a CDS encoding bifunctional transcriptional activator/DNA repair enzyme AdaA; this encodes MYKASCDKNPEFEGVFWMGVKTTGIFCRPTCTARKPKFENVEFFTNTKDAMLKGYRPCKVCKPLENPDQTPVEIQKLLNELSENPGLKFKDYDLVKRGLEPATVRRWFQKHHGMTFQAFQRMHKLNSAFKKLSSGENVTETAFNSGYESLSGFNDSFKNIFGVSPTNSKHEKVVDLKRIETPLGTMIACADENGICMLEFSDRKALPTELKEISKHFNANIIQGENPHFRTLESELAEYFEGKRKEFTVPLSPVGTEFQKSVWEVLRKIPYGTTRSYLEQAQILGNPQAVRAVANANGLNKISIIIPCHRVIGKNGKLIGYGGGIWRKQKLLELEKAILFR